GCCCTTCCTGTGTTGCGAGCTGTGTGCCAATCGCCTCTCGACTCTCAACGCCGCGCTTATAGCGGACGACCCGGGCGCCATAAGCCTCGGTATTGGCGACCTTATTTGCCGGGGCGTCGTGAGGCATGATGATCGTAGCCCGAGCCCCCCATATTTTTGCAGCAAGCGCGACGCCTTGAGCATGGTTGCCTGAGGAATAGGCGACGACACCTCGTTCAAGCACTTCGCTTGAGAGTGCACTGACGGCGGAACATGCCCCTCTGAATTTGAAGCTACCGGTCACCTGAAGCGGCTCAGCTTTGAGCCAAAGTCTTCTCCCAGCGATAGCATCTAGCCGCGGCGAATTGAGCAGTGGGGTTTTTACGATATGGCTCTCAATGCGCTGATACGCGTCTTGAATTTCCTTCAGGGTAACGGTCACGGTGTGTCCTCTGGGCATGGAGTGCGAAATGTTTATTGTGTTTTCGCCACGCCAAAATTGATCCGGTTGGCATGAAATTTCGAAGTAAGACTAATACATACGGTGGGGCGCGTGCAGTGTTGGATTATGTGCAGCACGACGGGGGAAGAGAGGATGCCGGATTTCGGGGCAGGTCAGACTGTGTCGTGCGGGCCATCTGCTTGATTACGGGCGACGCTTACACCGATGTTCGACAGGACTTGTCGTACCTTCAGAAAAAGATGACAGGCGGTCTTTATCCCTCGATCTCCGATGGTGTGATGACACCGGTCCACTATTTATATCTAACCAGTAAAGGCTGGGAGCTTACGCTTACAAAAAGTGCCTATCTCCCTGACATTCCTCGCGACGGACACCACATCGCCGTTATCCCACGTCATGTGATGGCGGTGAGAGAGGGCGCTGTCTGGGATGCCTGGGATTCGCGGTTTAGTCGTCGCACAAAGAGCGGCTATCCCCGCTTGCTTGGCTATTACACCCCGCCAGTTTGAGACTGACTATCGGGGTCAGGCATCAATCCAGCGGACGATGTAATCCTCTAGCGCATCGAGGTCGACCTCAGACTCCGATACTACTTTTCCTCTTATGCCACGCGGATCTTTCCTCACCGACGAAACGTGGCCGCTGATAAGCGGGTGCCATAGTGGGAGTTCTTTGTTCTCGGATCGCAGCCTGTATGCGCAGGAGGCGGGCAACCACTTCATCTGATCAGGCGTCATCTTGCCTACGTCCATACAGTCAGGCACGCGGTTAAACCGCTCGCGATAGTCGCCGCATCGGCCACTTTTGACATCGAGTAGGTGGCAGGCCACTCGCGTGTAAAACACCTCTTCGGTGTCCTCATCCTGCAGTTTGTGCAGGCAACACTTTCCACAACCGTCGCAGAGCATTTCCCACTCTTGCTGGCTTAGCTCAGAGAGCGGTGTCTTATTCCAGTAATTAGCATCTTGCGACATGGCTAACTTTCCCAAATTATCCGCTTAGCTTGGCCGGGCACATTGCGTCATTGCCCTTCCTTGGAAAGGTGTGCCAACGAGCCTGCATTTTTCTCCCAATTGCGGCCATCGAAGGGCGTGTCGTAAATGGCGTCGATGGTCTCGGGTTTAATACATCGCGCGTTGACGCTCACCCCGTCCGGATTGGACCGTGGGATATAGAAAGACTTAACGCCACACCGGCTACAGAAGTAATGCTTCGCCATACCGCTGCCGAAGGTATACAGGGATAGCAATTCCTCGCCCCGAGTCAGTGTAAAGCGGCTTTCCGGAACTAGCAGGTGCTGATAGTGATTGATCTCGCAAATACTGCAGTTGCAGGTATGAGTCACCAGCACTGCGGGCGCCTCAACTGTCCACTCAACGCTGCCACAGTGACATCCTCCTGTGTGCGTTACACGTGGACCGGCCTCAGCCGCCTCTACTTTTTGGCGCCTGATGCGAATCTGTTCAATCAGACCGGAGGTGTCCCATCGACCGCCACCATTCACTTGCACATCCGCATACTGCTCATCGACCAGTGTGGCGATGGGTAAGTGCAGACCCAATCGGTCGGCAACATCGAGCGCAAACCCTAAGTCTTTTCGCATCCAATCGATGGCGAAGCCAAAATTGTATTCTCGCTTTGCAATCGTCGCAGCCCGATTCGTCAACTGCCATGATTGCGCCGCACCGCCTTGTATCGCCCTCGTTACCTCGTCTATGTCGAGGCCTGCACATTCAGCAAAGTGGAGTGCCTCCGATAGGCCACCCAAAATACCGGCGATAGCAAGTTGGTTTACCATCTTTGTTGTCTGGCCACTTCCCACACCGCCCATGAGCTGAGCATGCTTTGTGTAACAGCCCATGACCGGTTCCACTTGATCAAACGCTGCACTGTCTCCGCCCACCATTGTCGTCAGGACACCGTTCTCCGCGCCCGCTTGTCCGCCGGATACAGGGGCGTCCAAAAAGTGAACCCCAATGGCGTCGCAGGCATCGTGCATCTCTAATGCAAGTTCTTTCGATGTCGTGGTGTGATCTACCAGCAGTGCGCCTTGCGTCATCGTGGACAAAACACCTTCAGACTCAGACGTGACCGCACGAACGTCGCTATCATTGCCTACGCACAGAAAGACAACGCTTGCACCGACGGCCGCTTCTGCGGGGGTTGGTGCGGAGGATCCACCAAATTCGTCGACCCAGGCGAACGATTTAGTCTCGGTGCGGTTGTAGACGCATACGTCTAAACCATGACGCTGTAAGTGGCCAGCCATGGGATAGCCCATGGCGCCAAGGCCGATAAAGGCAACGCGTTGTTGACTCGACATGGGAGGGGTTCCTGATGCAAGGTTTAGACACAATTTCCGGAGTTAGTTGACCATGAAAACAGTGATAAGGCGATCTTTCGCCGCGTTATCGACCATGATTTTAGCGCTCAATGTGAGCGCCCAGGATTTGGGTCCAGGTGCACGGCCCGTTGGCGAGAATTGGTCTCGAAGCCCCGTGATGGCGACCAACGGGATGGCGGCGACGGCTCAACCCCTGGCGTCTTTGATTGCAATAGATGTACTCAAGGCAGGAGGCTCTGCTGTTGATGCAGCCATAGCGGCAAACGCGGCTTTAGGATTGATGGAACCCACCGGTAATGGCATTGGAGGTGATCTGTTTGCCATCGTCTGGGACCCAGAATCCAAGCAACTCTATGGTTACAACGGCTCAGGTCGCTCCCCTAAAGGCCGGTCTTATGCGCAACTTACAGCCGCAATTGCGAAGATGAAGGCCTCAGGTAAGCTCCCCGAGGACTACGTAGGTATACCGTCGCACGGCTCTCTTTCCGTGACAGTGCCGGGTACGGTGGACGGATGGTTTGCGCTGCATAAGCGTTGGGGGCAGTTGCCAATGAGCACCGTTCTTCGAGATCCCATTAAGTATGCCAATGAGGGTTTTCCATTATCGCCAGTTATTGCCGCAGGCTTTGAGGCCAATCGTCGTCGCTTCGAGACCGTGGCGCCGATGGTGGAGGAACGCGACAATGCGACGAACACCTACTTCAAAGGCGGTGTAGCGCCCAAGGCCGGAGAAATCTTCCGCAACCCTGACTTAGCCAAATCGCTGGAGGCCATCGCTAAGGGCGGGCGAGACGCGTTTTACAGTGGACCTATCGCGCAAAAAATGGCGGCTTATTTTGAAAAAATCGATGCCGATTTGACCCTGGCCGACTTCGAAAGTCACGAGGGCGAATGGGTCGAACCAAGGGGCGTCGATTACCATGGATACACACTTTTTGAGCTGCCGCCCAATGGTCAGGGATTCGCCGCATTGATGATGCTCAATATCCTCAAGCAAATTGATTTGCGTGAGTTTGAGCGTGGCTCGACTGAAATGTTTCATTACATGGTGGAGGCCAAACGTCTGGCCTTTGAGGCTATGGCGGGTACGTTCGCAGACCCTGACTTCGCACAGGTGCCAATTGATCAGCTCCTAAGCGATGGATTTGCAAAGCGTCAGTTCGATCGCATTGCACAAGATAGGGTGATATCACCGTCTCAGCTGGCCGTTGAACTAGAAGGTGAGGGTGATACGACCTACCTCACGGTCGTCGATGGAGACGGCATGATGGTATCGCTCATTCAGTCTAATTACCGCGGTATGGGGAGTGGGCTCGTTCCGACAGGGCTCGGATTCATGTTGCAAGACCGTGGCGAGTTGTTTTCCTTAGAGGCGGGACACCCCAACGTTTATGCCCCGGGCAAGCGTCCGTTTCACACCATTATTCCTGCCTTCCTTTTCAAGGACGGAAAGCCTTTTATGAGTTACGGGCTCATGGGAGGGGGAATGCAGCCGCAGGGGCATGTCCAAGTGCTCGTGAATATTGCAGATTTTGGAATGAACCTGCAGGAGGCGGGTGACGCAGCGAGATTTCTCCACGATGGCGGCTCGAGCCCCGATGAGGGTAAGGACACTGACTACGGAACTTTATTTGTCGAGCCGGGTGTACCCGAAGGTACGGTAAAAGCGCTGCGCGCATTAGGACACAGAGTTGAAGTGGACGACACGGCGGGTAAGTTTGGTGGCTACCAGGCGATTAGCCGAAATGTGCAGACAGGCGTGTTAACGGGGGCTACGGAAATGCGTAAGGATGGAACGGTTGTTGGCTACTGACACGCGACCACTTGCCGTCGTGGTCGGAAGTGGTGGGGCCATTGCTCGATCACTCCTAGCACGGTGGTGTGAGTCAGGTCTCTACGACGTGGTTGCTGTGGGTCGGTCTCACTGCGATATTCAGGGTGTGCACTCGCTCACCACGGATTACTCAGAGGCATCACTCGCTGAGGTTACTGCCGCCGTCTCAGCACTGGGGTCAAACATTGAGCGCTTGGTTGTCACAAACGGCGTGTTGTCGGGTGAGGATTTCAGTCCTGAGCGCAAAGTGGGCGATCTAACGACGACATCCTGGCAGCATGTTATGACTGTAAACGCACTGACTCCCATGCTGATCCTCTCGGCACTGTGGTCGCTTATGCGCTCGTCGACCCAGCCGCGTGTCGCGGTTTTGACTGCGCGCGTCGGCAGCTTGTCGGACAACGAGTTGGGTGGGTGGTATAGCTACCGCGCCAGTAAAGCGGCACTCAATATGATGCTTAAATGTGCTGCCATTGAAGTGAGGCGAATCAACAAGAATGCCAAATTGATCGCTTATCATCCGGGCACGGTAGATTCTCCGCTGTCGAAGCCTTTTCAGCGATCTGTACCTGAGGGGAAACTATTTTCCCCTGAATTTTCAGCCGAGCAACTCGACAATTTGATGACTAGCGCGGTGCCGGACGGCACGCTTTCTTACTTAGATTGGGCGGGGCAAGCCATAGACTGGTAGCCCGCCAACGCAAGGTTCGGACGTTTACGCCTACGACAAAAATTCAGCGCGCGATGCTGGATCCGTTTTGAATACACCACCAAGTGACGTTGTTCGCGTTGTCGAGTTGCCATCTTTCACGCCACGCGCTTTCACGCAGTAGTGGACCGCGTTCATTGTTACAGCGACATTATCCGTCCCCAGAAGGGTCTGCAATGCCACAAGAATTTGCTGGGTGAGGCGCTCTTGGACCTGTGGGCGCTGCGCGAAGAACCGGACTAAACGGTTGATTTTCGAGAGCCCGATAACTTTTTCGTTTGGAATGTAAGCGACTTTCGCAGAGCCATCGATCGTCACGAAATGGTGCTCGCAGGTGCTTGTTAGATCTATTTTATCGACGCAGATCATTTCCTCGACATCCATTTTGTTGTCGATCACAGTGATCTTTGGGAATTGCGAGTAGTCGAGACCCGAAAAAATCTCGTCGACATACATCTTCGCGATACGATGCGGTGTTTCTTCGAGGCTGTCGTCCGTCAGGTCCAATCCCAAGGTATCCATGATCGTCTCGAACGATTCGCGGATGCGGTCGTATTTTTGATCGCGTGATAGATTATTCACCACCATCGGTGTTTCTAAACCACGCTCAAGGAGTGCTCCGCGCACAGCGATGGCCTCTTCAGAGAGCGAACCGGGCAGCTTAGTGGTCTTTGCTTTAGTTTGAACTTGATGCATCGTCCGTTGTCCTTAGAATTAGGTGTAAACTTGTTACGGCAGTGTTTTGGGCGCGGATGCCATCTCCAAGCCGTTAAATAGAGTTTGTTCTCATTTGTAGATGTTTTGCATAGGTGTAAAGGTATGTTGACACGTTTTTCATGGTTTTTCGCGGTCGTCGCGCTAATTTCGTCGCCAGCAATGGCGGCGGGTAAGAATGAATTGGCGCTTCAA
The Candidatus Paraluminiphilus aquimaris genome window above contains:
- a CDS encoding YcgN family cysteine cluster protein; the protein is MSQDANYWNKTPLSELSQQEWEMLCDGCGKCCLHKLQDEDTEEVFYTRVACHLLDVKSGRCGDYRERFNRVPDCMDVGKMTPDQMKWLPASCAYRLRSENKELPLWHPLISGHVSSVRKDPRGIRGKVVSESEVDLDALEDYIVRWIDA
- a CDS encoding gamma-glutamyltransferase family protein, which gives rise to MKTVIRRSFAALSTMILALNVSAQDLGPGARPVGENWSRSPVMATNGMAATAQPLASLIAIDVLKAGGSAVDAAIAANAALGLMEPTGNGIGGDLFAIVWDPESKQLYGYNGSGRSPKGRSYAQLTAAIAKMKASGKLPEDYVGIPSHGSLSVTVPGTVDGWFALHKRWGQLPMSTVLRDPIKYANEGFPLSPVIAAGFEANRRRFETVAPMVEERDNATNTYFKGGVAPKAGEIFRNPDLAKSLEAIAKGGRDAFYSGPIAQKMAAYFEKIDADLTLADFESHEGEWVEPRGVDYHGYTLFELPPNGQGFAALMMLNILKQIDLREFERGSTEMFHYMVEAKRLAFEAMAGTFADPDFAQVPIDQLLSDGFAKRQFDRIAQDRVISPSQLAVELEGEGDTTYLTVVDGDGMMVSLIQSNYRGMGSGLVPTGLGFMLQDRGELFSLEAGHPNVYAPGKRPFHTIIPAFLFKDGKPFMSYGLMGGGMQPQGHVQVLVNIADFGMNLQEAGDAARFLHDGGSSPDEGKDTDYGTLFVEPGVPEGTVKALRALGHRVEVDDTAGKFGGYQAISRNVQTGVLTGATEMRKDGTVVGY
- the folE gene encoding GTP cyclohydrolase I FolE; amino-acid sequence: MHQVQTKAKTTKLPGSLSEEAIAVRGALLERGLETPMVVNNLSRDQKYDRIRESFETIMDTLGLDLTDDSLEETPHRIAKMYVDEIFSGLDYSQFPKITVIDNKMDVEEMICVDKIDLTSTCEHHFVTIDGSAKVAYIPNEKVIGLSKINRLVRFFAQRPQVQERLTQQILVALQTLLGTDNVAVTMNAVHYCVKARGVKDGNSTTRTTSLGGVFKTDPASRAEFLS
- a CDS encoding SDR family NAD(P)-dependent oxidoreductase, with protein sequence MATDTRPLAVVVGSGGAIARSLLARWCESGLYDVVAVGRSHCDIQGVHSLTTDYSEASLAEVTAAVSALGSNIERLVVTNGVLSGEDFSPERKVGDLTTTSWQHVMTVNALTPMLILSALWSLMRSSTQPRVAVLTARVGSLSDNELGGWYSYRASKAALNMMLKCAAIEVRRINKNAKLIAYHPGTVDSPLSKPFQRSVPEGKLFSPEFSAEQLDNLMTSAVPDGTLSYLDWAGQAIDW
- a CDS encoding NAD(P)-binding domain-containing protein — its product is MSSQQRVAFIGLGAMGYPMAGHLQRHGLDVCVYNRTETKSFAWVDEFGGSSAPTPAEAAVGASVVFLCVGNDSDVRAVTSESEGVLSTMTQGALLVDHTTTSKELALEMHDACDAIGVHFLDAPVSGGQAGAENGVLTTMVGGDSAAFDQVEPVMGCYTKHAQLMGGVGSGQTTKMVNQLAIAGILGGLSEALHFAECAGLDIDEVTRAIQGGAAQSWQLTNRAATIAKREYNFGFAIDWMRKDLGFALDVADRLGLHLPIATLVDEQYADVQVNGGGRWDTSGLIEQIRIRRQKVEAAEAGPRVTHTGGCHCGSVEWTVEAPAVLVTHTCNCSICEINHYQHLLVPESRFTLTRGEELLSLYTFGSGMAKHYFCSRCGVKSFYIPRSNPDGVSVNARCIKPETIDAIYDTPFDGRNWEKNAGSLAHLSKEGQ